A window from Trinickia violacea encodes these proteins:
- the soxR gene encoding redox-sensitive transcriptional activator SoxR produces MKEAVISIGELAKRSGVAASAIRFYEEEGLISSTRTDGGQRQYRRDALRRVGFIRAAQAVGLNLAEIRSALETLPGQRTPTKQDWQRLSRAWQPLLQERIDGLIALRDQLASCVGCGCLSLKSCSLYNPGDVARRRGSGARYLLGDTSRAVLADANRDQQEP; encoded by the coding sequence ATGAAAGAAGCGGTCATTTCCATTGGAGAACTCGCGAAGCGCTCGGGCGTGGCGGCGAGTGCGATTCGTTTCTATGAGGAAGAGGGCTTGATCAGCAGCACTCGAACGGATGGCGGTCAACGTCAGTATCGAAGGGACGCTCTCCGCCGGGTCGGGTTCATTCGTGCCGCGCAGGCCGTCGGGCTGAATCTGGCGGAGATTCGTTCTGCGCTCGAAACCTTGCCTGGGCAGCGCACGCCCACCAAGCAGGATTGGCAACGTCTCTCGCGCGCGTGGCAGCCACTGCTTCAAGAGCGGATTGACGGTCTCATCGCATTGCGCGATCAGCTTGCTTCGTGCGTGGGATGCGGTTGTTTATCGTTGAAGTCGTGTTCTCTCTACAACCCTGGCGATGTTGCCCGGCGGCGCGGGAGCGGTGCGCGATATTTGCTCGGCGACACGTCGCGTGCGGTGTTGGCGGATGCCAATCGGGACCAGCAGGAACCGTAG
- a CDS encoding questin oxidase family protein yields the protein MLKEGTALKLHELLDANARFDLAARGTTNHCPMALVALAEMGASPARLQEFFDMWEREYALSAPPVGTIIDRREWASHLGNTAAFGALRLCFLDWMADDDPDMVIATVLKEVPFAPATGAFHALIRLAYGIEAAHRGEIAAGLAALISSHLPIDVSFAERPAAESADAAFVHVACAMGDDLAQGNSITARLRAVAGDVRFRRAILAPPVTSSLLDDIARAAIAAYWRTPDFTVLHTVTAAHAARTLFARLDDSLVEPLLPGLWVALCAAYATVRKPLDVEAITPDIDAGWNEVCQRAMVSNDDHVIKMTYTCLCENRREPSPLYLASAARAVGMG from the coding sequence ATGCTAAAGGAAGGTACGGCTCTCAAGCTGCACGAGCTCCTAGATGCCAATGCACGCTTCGATTTGGCGGCTCGAGGGACGACGAATCATTGCCCAATGGCGCTTGTCGCGTTGGCTGAAATGGGGGCATCGCCGGCTCGACTTCAGGAATTCTTCGATATGTGGGAGCGCGAATACGCGTTAAGCGCTCCGCCAGTCGGCACCATCATCGACCGCCGCGAATGGGCGAGCCATTTAGGCAATACCGCTGCATTCGGCGCCTTACGCCTCTGCTTCCTGGATTGGATGGCCGACGACGATCCCGATATGGTCATCGCTACCGTACTGAAAGAAGTGCCGTTCGCGCCGGCAACGGGCGCCTTTCATGCACTGATCCGCCTGGCTTACGGTATCGAGGCAGCACATCGCGGCGAGATCGCCGCGGGCCTGGCGGCATTGATTTCGTCGCATCTACCCATTGATGTCTCTTTCGCCGAGAGGCCAGCAGCAGAAAGCGCCGATGCGGCGTTTGTCCATGTCGCCTGTGCGATGGGCGACGATCTCGCGCAAGGCAACTCGATCACCGCACGGTTGCGCGCTGTTGCGGGCGATGTCCGGTTCAGGCGGGCAATCCTTGCGCCCCCGGTTACCTCGTCCTTGCTGGACGATATCGCGCGAGCCGCGATTGCCGCGTACTGGCGTACGCCGGATTTCACCGTGCTTCACACGGTGACCGCCGCGCACGCGGCGCGTACCCTGTTCGCCCGGCTAGACGATTCTCTCGTCGAGCCATTGCTGCCCGGCTTGTGGGTTGCGCTTTGCGCGGCTTACGCAACAGTGCGAAAGCCTTTGGACGTCGAAGCGATTACGCCAGACATCGATGCCGGGTGGAACGAGGTATGCCAGCGGGCAATGGTTTCGAACGACGATCACGTGATCAAGATGACATACACCTGTCTTTGCGAGAACCGTCGCGAACCATCGCCGCTATATCTCGCCTCAGCAGCACGAGCGGTGGGCATGGGCTGA
- a CDS encoding epoxide hydrolase family protein, which yields MTTKPITDIPFPQSPSRRRFVGVAAATVAAGTLSQLAFADTKQAITEVASAAGGDKTAIRPLRVHVPESQLIDLRRRIKATRWPDRETVTDDSQGVPLAMMQEVARHWSTDYDWRKCEAKLNALPNFVTEIDGLDIHFIHVRSKHENAMPLIVTHGWPGSIIEQFKIIGPLTNPTAYGASASDAFHLVIPSLPGYGFSGKPTETGWGPERTARAWVVLMKRLGYEKFAAQGGDLGGVVANVMAKQAPPELLGIHVNFPATIPPEIVKALQDGDPPPSGLSDDEKHAYEQLSSAAKKRRAYIAEQSTRPQTLYGLADSPIGLASWMLDHGDGYIQPAAALTSAVYGRDVNGESSGAMTRDDVLDDITLYWLTNTGVSAARFYWESHLNFTAAADVSVPAAVSVFPRENYQAPRSWTERAYHNLIYYNRLDKGGHFAAWEQPQLFAEEVRAGLRSLRT from the coding sequence ATGACGACGAAACCCATCACTGATATTCCCTTTCCCCAATCGCCGTCTCGCCGCCGTTTTGTCGGCGTGGCGGCCGCAACCGTCGCCGCGGGCACTTTAAGTCAGCTCGCTTTTGCGGATACCAAACAGGCAATTACGGAAGTCGCCTCAGCGGCAGGCGGCGATAAAACCGCTATTCGTCCGCTTCGCGTGCATGTGCCCGAATCGCAACTGATCGACTTGCGACGCCGCATCAAAGCGACGCGTTGGCCCGACCGGGAGACCGTCACCGACGACTCGCAAGGCGTGCCGCTCGCGATGATGCAGGAAGTCGCGCGCCACTGGTCGACCGATTACGACTGGCGCAAGTGCGAGGCGAAACTGAACGCCCTGCCGAATTTCGTGACCGAAATCGACGGACTCGATATTCACTTCATCCACGTTCGCTCGAAACACGAGAACGCGATGCCGCTCATCGTCACGCACGGATGGCCCGGCTCGATCATCGAGCAGTTCAAGATCATCGGCCCGCTGACCAATCCCACAGCTTATGGTGCAAGCGCGTCGGACGCTTTTCATCTGGTCATTCCGTCTTTGCCGGGCTACGGATTTTCGGGCAAGCCCACCGAGACCGGCTGGGGTCCGGAGCGCACCGCGCGTGCCTGGGTCGTTCTGATGAAGCGCTTGGGATACGAGAAATTCGCGGCGCAGGGCGGCGATCTGGGTGGGGTGGTCGCGAACGTGATGGCCAAGCAGGCGCCGCCGGAATTGCTCGGCATCCACGTCAACTTCCCTGCAACGATACCGCCTGAGATCGTCAAGGCGCTTCAGGACGGCGACCCGCCTCCCTCCGGCCTCTCGGACGACGAAAAGCACGCTTACGAGCAATTGAGCAGTGCGGCCAAGAAGCGCCGCGCCTACATCGCGGAGCAAAGCACGCGCCCGCAAACGCTGTATGGATTGGCGGACTCGCCTATCGGCCTGGCAAGCTGGATGCTCGATCACGGCGACGGTTATATTCAGCCTGCGGCGGCACTGACCTCGGCCGTGTACGGGCGCGACGTCAACGGGGAATCGTCGGGTGCGATGACGCGCGACGACGTCCTCGACGACATCACGCTCTACTGGTTGACGAACACCGGCGTTTCCGCGGCGCGCTTCTATTGGGAGTCGCACCTCAACTTTACCGCCGCCGCCGATGTGTCCGTCCCGGCCGCCGTGAGCGTCTTTCCGCGCGAGAACTATCAGGCCCCGCGCAGTTGGACTGAGCGGGCGTATCACAACCTCATCTACTACAACAGGCTCGATAAAGGCGGGCACTTTGCGGCGTGGGAGCAACCGCAATTGTTTGCCGAGGAGGTTCGCGCGGGGTTGAGATCGCTGCGCACTTGA
- the lpxA gene encoding acyl-ACP--UDP-N-acetylglucosamine O-acyltransferase, protein MHETAVIHPSAIIEEGAVIGARVRIGPYCCIEGNVEIGEGTVLKAHVVVSGHTRIGRDNTVYPFATIGEENQDLKYAGEATFVEIGDRNRIRESVTIHRGTVQGGGLTKVGNDNLLMVNAHVAHDCVVADHCILANNATLAGHVTLDDYVIVGGMCAVHQFCSIGAHVMVGGCSGIAQDVPPYVIAQGNHASPKGVNTIGLERRGFSKDAIQAIREAYKVLYRSGKTLEEAKPEIARIAEAQPEVRPFYDFLSRSTRGLIR, encoded by the coding sequence ATTCACGAAACTGCTGTCATTCATCCCAGTGCGATTATTGAAGAAGGCGCGGTGATCGGCGCGCGCGTCCGCATTGGGCCGTATTGCTGCATAGAAGGCAACGTCGAGATTGGCGAGGGAACGGTCCTTAAGGCGCATGTCGTCGTGAGCGGACACACCCGCATCGGCCGAGACAACACTGTCTATCCTTTTGCCACGATTGGGGAAGAGAATCAGGATCTCAAGTATGCCGGCGAGGCAACCTTCGTCGAAATAGGCGATCGCAACAGAATACGTGAGAGCGTCACGATCCACCGGGGAACGGTTCAAGGCGGCGGACTCACGAAGGTCGGCAACGACAACCTCCTGATGGTCAACGCTCACGTCGCACACGACTGCGTGGTGGCCGATCATTGCATCTTGGCGAATAACGCGACACTCGCCGGCCATGTCACGCTAGACGACTATGTGATCGTTGGCGGCATGTGCGCGGTTCACCAATTCTGTTCCATTGGGGCGCATGTCATGGTGGGCGGTTGCTCGGGCATTGCTCAAGATGTGCCGCCCTATGTGATAGCACAAGGCAATCACGCTTCTCCAAAGGGTGTGAACACCATCGGGCTCGAGCGTCGCGGCTTCAGCAAGGACGCGATTCAAGCGATTCGCGAAGCCTATAAGGTGCTATATCGAAGCGGAAAGACGCTGGAGGAGGCGAAGCCGGAAATCGCCCGGATTGCCGAGGCTCAACCCGAAGTTCGACCCTTCTACGATTTCCTATCGCGTTCGACGCGGGGCCTGATCCGCTAA